One Oscillatoria salina IIICB1 genomic window carries:
- the recQ gene encoding DNA helicase RecQ: MNSPIQFNSLEEKLKHFFGFDSFRPGQKEIIQAALANRDLLVVMPTGGGKSVCFQLPALLKPGLTVVVSPLIALMQDQVQALLKNGIQATFLNSSLDWHQTRSRTAAILKGKIKLLYVAPEKLLSENFLAFLQQVNSQVGIAGLAIDEAHCVSEWGHDFRPEYRQLRQLREVYPLVPICALTATATARVRQDIIEQLALRQPYFPTASFDRPNLYYEVRQKHQYSYREILQQVKKTDGSGIIYCLSRKKVEEIAFRLRQDRVKALPYHAGMSAEERTANQTSFLRDDIQVIVATIAFGMGINKPDVRFVIHYDLPRSLENYYQEAGRAGRDGDTANCWLFFSYGDVAKVKYLIEKKPDLNEQRLALQQLRQVIDYGAGTECRRRILLAYFGEDFPGNCGKCDNCLNPDPKEDWTIEAQMFLSCVARCQQKFGMMHIIDVLRGSRNKKVMQYNHHLLSTHGIGKDKSIDAWKMLGRSLLHQGLLTETTDGYSVLKLNEYSWEVLRKQRAVKIAVPSKKKSRDCHGGSDRVAEETRRIEVDALFQRLRNLRKRIADEQGIPPYMIFADSTLKLMAFQQPQSLADLAQLSGVGDYKLAYYGEQFVAETIGHCRERNQASLSDTLQLTLQLYQAGFSFKEIADQRHFSTGTIASHLAQLIELGLIREIDRFVTPERQEKIEKAIASLGHDLLRPLREFLGEGYSYDEIRLVVACWRRDSR, encoded by the coding sequence ATGAATAGTCCCATCCAGTTTAATTCCCTGGAAGAAAAACTTAAACACTTTTTTGGTTTTGATTCTTTTCGTCCCGGACAAAAAGAGATTATCCAAGCGGCGTTAGCAAATCGCGATTTGTTAGTAGTGATGCCGACAGGTGGAGGTAAGTCAGTTTGTTTTCAGCTACCTGCATTACTCAAGCCTGGTTTAACAGTAGTAGTTTCGCCTTTGATTGCGCTGATGCAAGATCAGGTGCAGGCTTTATTAAAAAATGGGATTCAGGCTACCTTTTTAAATAGTAGTTTGGATTGGCACCAGACGCGATCGCGGACTGCGGCGATCCTCAAAGGTAAGATTAAGTTACTCTATGTTGCTCCAGAAAAACTCTTAAGCGAGAATTTTTTAGCTTTTTTACAGCAGGTAAATTCTCAAGTGGGTATTGCTGGTTTGGCGATTGATGAAGCTCATTGTGTTTCCGAATGGGGACATGATTTTCGTCCGGAGTATCGGCAGTTGCGACAACTTAGAGAAGTTTACCCCTTAGTACCAATTTGTGCCTTAACTGCCACGGCGACGGCACGAGTACGCCAAGATATTATCGAACAGTTAGCACTGCGACAACCTTATTTTCCGACAGCTAGTTTTGACCGTCCGAATCTGTACTACGAGGTACGTCAAAAACATCAATACTCTTACCGGGAAATTTTACAGCAAGTCAAGAAAACTGATGGTTCGGGGATTATTTATTGTCTCAGTCGCAAAAAAGTTGAAGAAATTGCTTTTCGATTGCGACAAGATCGAGTGAAGGCTTTACCTTATCATGCGGGGATGTCTGCTGAAGAAAGGACAGCTAATCAAACTAGCTTTTTACGAGACGATATTCAAGTAATTGTCGCTACGATCGCGTTTGGGATGGGAATTAATAAACCGGATGTTCGTTTTGTGATTCACTACGATTTACCTCGCAGTTTGGAAAATTACTATCAAGAAGCGGGAAGGGCGGGAAGAGATGGAGATACAGCTAATTGTTGGTTGTTTTTCAGTTATGGAGATGTGGCTAAAGTCAAGTATTTGATCGAAAAAAAGCCGGATCTTAACGAACAACGTCTGGCTTTACAGCAGTTACGGCAAGTAATTGATTATGGTGCGGGTACGGAATGCCGTCGTCGAATTTTATTAGCTTATTTTGGTGAGGATTTTCCTGGTAATTGCGGTAAGTGTGATAATTGTCTGAATCCCGATCCGAAAGAAGATTGGACGATTGAGGCGCAAATGTTTCTTTCTTGTGTCGCGCGCTGTCAGCAAAAGTTTGGCATGATGCACATTATTGATGTCTTACGAGGTTCGCGCAATAAAAAGGTGATGCAATACAATCATCATTTACTTTCTACTCACGGTATTGGTAAAGATAAATCAATTGATGCTTGGAAAATGTTGGGGCGATCGCTACTGCATCAAGGTTTATTGACTGAAACGACTGATGGTTATTCGGTGTTGAAGTTAAATGAGTACAGTTGGGAGGTATTACGCAAACAGCGTGCGGTGAAAATTGCTGTTCCTAGTAAGAAGAAAAGTCGCGATTGTCATGGTGGTAGCGATCGCGTGGCTGAGGAAACTAGAAGAATTGAGGTTGATGCTCTTTTTCAACGGTTGCGTAATTTACGTAAGCGAATTGCTGACGAACAAGGGATTCCTCCTTATATGATTTTTGCTGATTCTACACTCAAGTTAATGGCATTTCAGCAACCTCAATCTTTGGCTGATTTGGCTCAACTTTCTGGTGTTGGTGACTACAAACTTGCTTATTATGGCGAACAATTTGTTGCTGAGACGATCGGACATTGTCGAGAACGAAATCAAGCTAGTCTTAGCGATACTCTCCAGTTGACTTTGCAGTTGTATCAAGCCGGTTTCAGTTTCAAAGAAATTGCCGACCAAAGGCATTTTAGTACCGGTACGATCGCTTCTCATCTGGCTCAATTAATTGAGTTAGGACTAATTCGGGAGATCGATCGTTTTGTAACTCCCGAACGTCAGGAGAAGATTGAAAAGGCGATCGCTAGTTTGGGTCACGATCTTTTACGACCTCTTCGCGAGTTTCTCGGAGAAGGTTACAGTTACGATGAAATTCGCTTGGTTGTTGCTTGTTGGCGACGAGATTCTCGTTAG
- a CDS encoding adenylate/guanylate cyclase domain-containing protein, which translates to MKKPLFRSIHTRIMTATTLLIVAIVGAVVLLWVKEVNYVYRQQKRKQAQQMVVALANAWVNALVEESWSQIRLNVNLLFNRNEELVYIFVSDVRRDNQIVAALPEEFTEQYIPDAIPLSQTEASLNLSGGAEIFETVILRDLKFPPGEVRAERGEQIMEVAYDVRNSQGEKIGTLRLGVSLREVNEAVIEGVIKALAVGGLGLTCGLVGAYILAKQLSYPIQRLQVSAAKIAAGDLEHRAEVPLRDEIGQLATAFNEMAWALQLSFNKQQRTLESFARFVPDKFLTVIASEGIENIQVGVASTRTMTILFADIRGYTSMSEQMSPLETFALLNDYLACMGAVIEKSGGFIDKYIGDAIMALFDEENTDCALEAALAMQSALRKFNEARIRQALPNLEIGIGIHQGDVVMGTVGFASRIESTVIGDAVNVASRVENLTRKYHCDVLVTESVLVALAHPQAFQLHLVDDSVKVKGKEEPLAIYQVLLPDEKNS; encoded by the coding sequence ATGAAAAAACCTTTATTTCGTTCTATCCATACTCGCATAATGACGGCTACGACACTATTGATTGTAGCGATCGTCGGAGCAGTGGTATTACTCTGGGTGAAGGAGGTAAATTATGTCTACCGTCAACAAAAGCGCAAGCAAGCACAACAAATGGTTGTTGCTTTGGCTAATGCTTGGGTAAATGCTTTGGTGGAGGAAAGCTGGAGTCAAATTCGTCTCAATGTTAATCTCTTGTTTAACCGCAATGAAGAATTAGTCTATATTTTCGTTTCTGATGTACGTCGCGATAATCAAATTGTCGCTGCTTTACCTGAAGAGTTTACTGAACAATATATCCCTGATGCTATTCCTTTATCCCAAACTGAAGCTTCTTTAAATTTATCGGGTGGTGCCGAAATTTTTGAGACGGTTATTCTCCGCGATTTAAAGTTTCCCCCAGGAGAAGTAAGGGCTGAACGTGGCGAACAAATTATGGAAGTGGCTTATGATGTGCGTAATTCTCAAGGTGAAAAAATTGGTACTTTACGTCTTGGTGTTTCCCTACGAGAAGTTAACGAAGCTGTGATTGAGGGAGTTATCAAAGCTTTGGCTGTCGGTGGGTTGGGACTTACTTGTGGTTTGGTTGGTGCTTATATCCTGGCTAAACAATTGAGTTATCCGATACAACGTTTACAAGTTAGTGCTGCTAAAATTGCTGCGGGTGATTTGGAACATCGCGCGGAAGTTCCTCTTCGCGATGAAATTGGACAGTTAGCTACTGCTTTTAATGAAATGGCTTGGGCGTTACAATTGTCTTTTAATAAGCAACAACGTACTTTAGAATCTTTTGCACGCTTTGTCCCAGATAAGTTTCTGACGGTGATTGCTTCGGAGGGGATCGAAAATATTCAGGTGGGAGTTGCTTCTACTCGCACGATGACGATTCTTTTTGCTGATATTCGAGGCTATACTTCGATGTCGGAACAAATGTCTCCTTTAGAAACTTTTGCTTTGTTAAATGATTATCTCGCTTGTATGGGGGCTGTAATTGAAAAGTCTGGCGGTTTTATCGATAAGTATATCGGTGATGCTATTATGGCACTTTTTGATGAAGAAAATACTGATTGCGCTCTCGAAGCAGCTTTAGCCATGCAGTCTGCGTTACGCAAGTTTAATGAGGCACGAATTCGTCAAGCTTTGCCTAATTTGGAAATTGGGATTGGTATTCACCAAGGTGATGTGGTTATGGGTACTGTGGGTTTTGCTTCTCGGATTGAGTCTACTGTTATTGGTGATGCTGTTAATGTCGCTTCTCGTGTGGAAAATCTTACTCGTAAGTACCACTGCGATGTTTTGGTTACTGAGTCGGTGTTAGTCGCTTTGGCTCATCCACAGGCTTTTCAACTTCATCTTGTTGATGATTCTGTTAAAGTTAAGGGCAAAGAAGAACCTCTCGCTATTTATCAAGTTTTGCTTCCTGATGAAAAAAATAGTTAA